The window ACCGTCACCCCCGCCGCCTCCTCCGCCTTCAGCCGCATCGCCAGCACCTCACCTACCGCCTCCGCCGCTTTCACGTCGCACGCTCTTCCCCATACAAACGCGCCCTTGATCGCATGCTCCACCGTCGACGCGCTCGCCACCACCCTTCCGTCGTGGTGGTTCCCCGCCACCACGTTCGCCGTCATGTGCTTCGCCGATGTGTATACCCTCAGCAAGTACCTTCCCAGCATCGTTAACATCCAAGAACCCAAATTCCATAGCTCCCAAATCGTATTTACTTTGGGCCTTAATTGGGCCATGGCCCAATATTAACTTTTGCAACACTTTGATTCCTGGGCCTGTGGCCCAAATAGTAAACTTTTCTACCActatctattaaaaaaaaaaaaaaaacaggtggAGGTACTAGCTTGACTAGCTTCTAGATAGTGGGTCTGTGGGTGGGAATGGCATCAATTCCGGCGTCGCGTTGGGTGGTTCCGCCACGGTTACTTTCGCATTGGATCAATGCCATTGGCTCGTCTAAAACTAAAACagcttcttattcttattcttattctggAATAATCTCCGATTCCCATTCTCATTATTCTTATATCCCTGTTCCTATTCCACGACGTTGTTTTTCCGCCATGGCAACTCCACAAGACTCCGCTTCCACCAAAACTGAGAGGGTCGTTGTGAAGGGGAAGGTGCAGGGTGTCTTCTACAGGAACTGGACCATTGAGAACGCTACCCAGTTGGGCCTTAAAGGATGGGTCCGTAACCGCCGTGACGGCTCCGTCGAGGCCCTCTTCTCCGGCCCCTCAGACGCCGTCCAGGAGATGGAGCAAAGGTGCCGACGTGGCCCGCCTGATGCCATCGTCACCGGTTTCGAGGCTTTTCCTTCCACGGATGATCCTGGCAATGGCTTCGAACGCAAACCAACTGTTTGATGAAATGACTAAgacagaaaaaaaaggaaaaaaaatgttagtgtttgctgtttgttatttttgtttacCACTTACCAGTGTAATTTCTGTTATGTACTAGTGCTTGTTATTATGAGCATTCCACA is drawn from Arachis hypogaea cultivar Tifrunner chromosome 12, arahy.Tifrunner.gnm2.J5K5, whole genome shotgun sequence and contains these coding sequences:
- the LOC112730739 gene encoding uncharacterized protein — translated: MLGRYLLRVYTSAKHMTANVVAGNHHDGRVVASASTVEHAIKGAFVWGRACDVKAAEAVGEVLAMRLKAEEAAGVTVGMGGEVHVDLEREIEKKEKDSGAKVWAVVNAFRKRGIKVVIHNHRQNTG
- the LOC112728953 gene encoding uncharacterized protein yields the protein MASIPASRWVVPPRLLSHWINAIGSSKTKTASYSYSYSGIISDSHSHYSYIPVPIPRRCFSAMATPQDSASTKTERVVVKGKVQGVFYRNWTIENATQLGLKGWVRNRRDGSVEALFSGPSDAVQEMEQRCRRGPPDAIVTGFEAFPSTDDPGNGFERKPTV